The Thermococcus eurythermalis genomic sequence GTGATAATCATGATAATCGCATGGCTGGGATGGTGAGACTATGATAAGGGAGTTTGAAGAAAAATTTGGCTCGACGCTTGGGAAAAAGGTCATCGCAAAGAACAAAGTGCTTTACACGCTGATGGTAAGGAGAGAGGACTTTCCCAACATAATCAACTACATTCTCAGCAGACCGAACACAAGGCTCTTCACAATGGTAGGAATGGACGAGAGGAACACCGAAGAGGCATTCAGCGTGACCTACTGGTTCCTTGACTGGAAGGACAACGAAGTCGTCGGGATAAGGCTCTACGTCCCTGAAGACGAACCCACCTTTCCCAGCGTCGGCGCTTTCCACAAGGGGGCAATATGGTTCGAGAGGGAAGTCCAGGACCTACTGGGCCTGAAAGCGGAGGGACTTCCGGACCCGAGAAGGCTTGTACTCCCCGACGACTGGCCAGAGGGAGTTTACCCGCTGAGGGAGGACTTCCAGTACTACCACTCCCCAGCCGGAACGAGGAGCTACCCCTACAAGGAGCCGCCCGAAGACTCTACGGTGCACCCGATGGGGCCATACCACGTCGCGCTGGACGAGCCGGCGCACTTCAGGCTCTTCGTCAAGGGTGAGGAAATCGTTGACGTGGACTACCGCGGCTTCTACTCCCACAGGGGCATAGAAAAGCTCGCAAGGGGAAGGCTGAACTACAACCAGATAATATTCATCGCGGAGAGGATATGCGGCATATGCGGATTCTCCCACTCCGTAGCGTACGCCCAGGCCGTCGAGGAGGCGGCTGGAATTGAAGTGCCGGACAGGGCGAGATACATCAGGACGATACTCCTTGAGATTGAGAGACTGCACTCCCACCTCCTCTGGCTGGGCGTCGCGGCCCACCTGACCGGCTTTGACACGGCCTTTATGCGCTCGTGGGAGATTAGGGAGCAGGTCATGGAGCTCGCCGAGAGGCTCACTGGCAACAGGAAAACGTACGGCCTTGTTCTCGTTGGCGGAGTCAGGAGAGACCTCCTGGACTACAGAAAGTCCCTGGTTCTTGAGACTCTCAAGAACCTGAGGAGAGAGTTCGACGAGCTCGTTGACATGCTCGTATCAACGAAGAGCTTCGTAAAGAGGTGCGAGGGCGTCGGTGTGCTCCCGAAGGAGAAAGCTATGGAGTGGGACACCGCCGGCCCCCTGGCGAGGGCTTCTGGAATTGACTACGACACAAGAAAGAGCCTCCCCTACGCGGCATACGATGAGCTGAGCTTTGACGTCCCCGTCTACAAGGAGGGAGACGTCCTGGCAAGGGCCCTCGTGAGGATTGACGAAGTGAGGGAGAGCATCTCCCTGCTGGAGCAGGCGGTTGACGCTATTCCCGGCGGCCCCGTGATAGCGGAGTTCAACGAAGTCCCAAGCTGGAGGGAGGGTATATCGGCCGTTGAAGCCCCGAGGGGCGAGAACACCCACTACGTGATGACAGGGGAGGTGAACAGAATCTACAGGTGGCGGGTGAAGGCGCCGACGTACAACAACCTCCAGGCAGTTCCGGACATGCTGAGGGGCTACACAATAGCCGATGCTCCGCTGATAGTGGCCTCGATAGACCCCTGCTACTCGTGTACCGAGAGGGTTCAGGTCGTTGACGTGGAGTCAGGAAAGGCGAAGGTAATCTCACTGGGCGGAGGGATAGGGGCATGCCCGTGACAAAGTACTATCCCTTCGAGCCGGAGCAGGCGCCACCAGAGTACAGGGGAATCCCGGTGATAGACCCGCGCCTGTGCGTTGGATGTGCCGCATGTGTGAACGCCTGTCCACCTGACGCGCTGGTCAAGATAGACGACTACGA encodes the following:
- a CDS encoding hydrogenase large subunit — protein: MIREFEEKFGSTLGKKVIAKNKVLYTLMVRREDFPNIINYILSRPNTRLFTMVGMDERNTEEAFSVTYWFLDWKDNEVVGIRLYVPEDEPTFPSVGAFHKGAIWFEREVQDLLGLKAEGLPDPRRLVLPDDWPEGVYPLREDFQYYHSPAGTRSYPYKEPPEDSTVHPMGPYHVALDEPAHFRLFVKGEEIVDVDYRGFYSHRGIEKLARGRLNYNQIIFIAERICGICGFSHSVAYAQAVEEAAGIEVPDRARYIRTILLEIERLHSHLLWLGVAAHLTGFDTAFMRSWEIREQVMELAERLTGNRKTYGLVLVGGVRRDLLDYRKSLVLETLKNLRREFDELVDMLVSTKSFVKRCEGVGVLPKEKAMEWDTAGPLARASGIDYDTRKSLPYAAYDELSFDVPVYKEGDVLARALVRIDEVRESISLLEQAVDAIPGGPVIAEFNEVPSWREGISAVEAPRGENTHYVMTGEVNRIYRWRVKAPTYNNLQAVPDMLRGYTIADAPLIVASIDPCYSCTERVQVVDVESGKAKVISLGGGIGACP